The genomic window AGGCCAAGTCCCTGTCCGGCGGCAACCTCCAGAAGTTCATCGTGGGCCGGGAGATCCTCCAGGAGCCCAAGGTCCTGGTGCTGGCCCAGCCCACCTGGGGCGTGGACGTGGGCGCGGCCTCCTTCATCCGGCAGCAGCTGCTCGGCCTCCGGGAGACCGGCACCGCCGTCCTGGTGATCTCCGAGGAGCTGGACGAACTGTTCGAGATCTGCGACCGCCTCGTGGTGATCGCCAAGGGCCGCCTTTCGCCTTCCAAGGCCACCTCGGACACGGGCGTGGAGGAAGTGGGCGTCTGGATGAGCGGAATGTGGCCGGACGCGGAACCCGCCAAGGATGAGGCGCCTCATGTGGCTTAAGTTCGAACAGCGTCCCGAACCCTCCCGGCTCATGCGCTACCTGTCCCCGCTCCTCGCGGTGGGCCTGATGGTGGCCTCGGGCATGCTCCTCTTCCACCTCCTGGGCAAGAGCCCGGTCGAGGGGTTCAAGGTCTTCTTCCTGAACCCCATCCAGGACAAGTACGGCATCGCCGAGCTGTTCCTGAAGGCCACGCCCCTCATCCTCTGCGCGGTGGGCCTGGCGGTGGGCTTCCGGGGCAACATCTGGAACATCGGCGCCGAGGGCCAGCTGCTCATCGGCGCCCTGGCCGGGGGAGGCCTGGCCCTCCACTTCCACGACACCAGCAGCCTTCTCCTGCTGCCGGCCATGATCATCGCCGGGGCCCTGGGCGGCATGTTCTGGGCCGCCATCCCGGCCTGGCTGAAGACGCGGTTCAACGCCAACGAGATCCTCACGAGCCTGATGCTGGTCTACATCGCCGAGCTGATCGTGTCCTGGCTGGTGCACGGCCCCTGGATGGACCCCGACGGGTTCAACTTCCCCCAGACCCGGCTGTTCCAGGCCAAGGCCACCATGCCCATCCTGGTGGCGGGCACCCGCGTGAACGCCGGACTCCTCATCGCCATCGGCGCGCTCATCGCGGGCTGGATCTTCATGAACCGCAGCTTCATGGGCTACCAGATGAAGGTCGCGGGCCAGGCGGAGAACGCCGGGCGCTACGCGGGCTTCTCGGCGCGGCGCACCGTGTGGATCGGCATGCTGGTGGGCGGGGCCATGGCCGGCATCGCGGGCGTGGCCGAGATCGCCGGTCCCGTGGGGCAGATCACCGAGCACATCTCGCCGGGGTACGGCTTCGCGGCCATGATCGTGGCCTTCGTGGGCCGCCTGGACCCCATCGGCATCTTCTTCTCCGGGCTCCTGATGGCCCTCCTCTACCTGGGCGGGGAGCAGGCCCAGCAGTACCTGGCCCTCCCCTACTCCATCTCGAAGGTGTTCCAGGGCCTGCTGCTGTTCTTCCTGCTCTGTTCGGACGTCTTCATCACCCATCGCATCCGCTGGAAGAAATAGGAGATCGTGATGCAGCCAAGTCTCCTTTCCTCCATCCTGTTCGCCACCATCGTGGCCGGCACCCCGCTGATCATCACCGCCGTGGGCGAGCTCGTCACGGAGAAGTCCGGCGTCCTGAACCTGGGCGCCGAGGGCATCATGTCCATGGGGGCCGTGGCCGCCTTCGCCGTCACCGTCCATACGGGCAATCCCATCCTGGGCATCCTGGCCGGCATGGTCGCGGGCATGGGCATGGGCCTCATCTTCGCCGTCGCGGCGCTGACCTTCATGGCCAACCAGGTCGCCTCCGGCCTGGCGCTGTCCATCTTCGGGGTGGGCCTTTCCGCCTTCATCGGCAAGCCCTACGAGTCCCAGACCCTGCCCAGCGTCGCCGCCTGGAACGTCCCGGGCCTGCACAAGATCCCCCTGCTGGGCCACGCGTTCTTCGAGCACCAGGGGCTGGTGTACTTCTCCTGGGCCCTCCTGGGCGCGGTGGCGTGGTTCCTGTACCGCAGCCGCCTTGGCCTCGTGCTGAGGGCGGTGGGCGAGGCCCCCGTGGCCGCTCATTCGGTCGGCTACAACGTGGTGCGGATCCGATACGTGGCTGTCATCTTCGGCGGCGCCATGGCCGGCATCGGCGGCGCCTTCCTGTCCGTCTTCTACACCCCGCTGTGGGTGGAGGGAATGGTGGCCGGCCGCGGCTGGATCGCATTGGCCCTGGTGGTTTTCGCCACCTGGCGGCCCGCGCGGGTGATGGTGGGCGCCTACCTGTTCGGTGGCTGCATGATCACCCAGATGTTCGTGCAGGGCTCCGGGATCCAGCTGAACATCCCGTCCCAATTCCTTTCGGCCCTGCCCTACGCGGCCACTATCATTGTCCTGGTCATCATCTCCCACAACAAGAACACCATCCGGCTCAATTCCCCCGCTTCGCTGGGCCAGCCCTTCAGTCCCGAAGCCTGAATTATTTCCCCCCCCCACCTCAATCCTTCTGGAGGAATCACATGAATTCCCGGAAAACCGTCGTGACCACCCTGGGCGGCCTGATCGCAGCCTCCGTCCTCGCCGCCGCGCCCCCCGCCGCCGCGCCCACCCAGGTAGGCTTCGTCTACGTCAGCCCGGTCGGGGACGCGGGCTGGACCTACCAGCACGACATCGGCCGCAAGGAGATGGAGAAGGCCCTGGCCGGCCAGGTCACCACCAAGTTCGTCGAGAACGTCCCCGAAGGCGCCGATGCCGAGCGCGTGGTCCGCGGCCTCATCACCGGCGGCGCCAAGATCGTCTTCACGACCTCCTTCGGCTACATGAACCCCACCGAGAAGGTCGCCAAGGCCTTCCCCGACAAGTTCTTCTTCCACGCCACCGGCTACAAGACCGGCCCCAACATGGGCATCTACAACGCCCGCTTCTATGAAGGCCGCTACCTGAACGGCGTCATCGCCGGCAAGATGACCAAGTCGAACATCGCGGGCTACGTCGCGGCGTTCCCCATCCCCGAGGTCATGCAGGGCATCAACGCCTTCACCCAGGGCATGCGCAGCGTCAACCCCAAGGCCGAAGTCCGCGTCATCTGGGTCAACTCCTGGTTCGATCCCGGCAAGGAGCGCGAAGCCGCCCTCACCCTGATCTCCCAGGGCGCCGACATGATCACGCACCACACCGACTCCACCGCCATCGTCCAGGCCGCCGAGGAGAAGCACAAGGAGAACAAGAACCTCTACGCCTTCTCCTACCACTCCGACATGAGCAAGTACGGCCCCACCGCCCAGCTCTCCGGCACCACGCACCACTGGGGCGCCTTCTACACCAAGACCGTCAAGGAGGTCCTGGCCGGCACCTGGAAGGGCACCAACGTCTGGGGCGGCTTCAAGGAGGGCATGATCAAGCTGGCCCCCCTCAACAAGGCCATCCCGGCCGACGTGAAGGCCCTGGTCGAGAAGGAGGAGAAGGCCATCGCCGCCGGCAAGCTGCATCCCTTCGCCGGCCCCGTGGTCGCGCAGGACGGCAAGGAGAAGGTCGCCAAGGGCAAGAACATGACCGACGCGGAGCTGGGCGCCATGGACTACTACGTCCAGGGCGTGGCTTCCACCCTCCCCAAGAAGTAGCCGCAACAAGCTGAATGGCCCGGCGGGCGCCGAGGGGATTGGCCTCTCGGCGCCCGCTGAGTCATACTGGACCCTGAAGATGAGTTTCAGGCGCAGGTTCCTGGGAGGTGGACGTGATCGGGGCTTCTACCATTCGCAAGGAGGGCCGGGGCAAGGTCATGGGCTCCGCCAGATACACGGATGACGTGGAGCTGCCCGGCTGCTTGCTAGGCATGACCGTCCGCTCCCGCTGCGCCCGGGGCGTGCTCAAGGGCATCACCTTCCTCGAAGGGGTCCACTGGGACGAGATCACGGTGGTGACCGCCGCGGACATCCCCGGGAAGAACTTCGTCGCGGGCCATGTGGACGACCAGCCCTTCCTGGTGCCGGTGGGCGGCGTGATCGCCCACGCCGAGCAGCCCGTGCTCCTCCTGGCCCACGCGGACCGGTCCGTGGCCGAGAAGGCCCGGCGGCTGGTGAAGCTGGAGGTCGAGGAGCTCCCCCCGCTGCTCGACATCGAGGAGGCCCTGGCCTGCGCCCGGGTCATCCACGGCGAGCGCAACGTCCTCAAGGAGATCCGCATCGCCAAGGGCGACCCGGAGCCGGTCTGGGCGGGGGCCGCCCACGTCATCGAGGGGGTCTACCGCACCGGGGCCCAGGAGCAGCTCTACCTGGAGCCCAACGTCATGATCGGCACCGTGGAGCGGGGACCCGGGGGCCTCGAGGTCACCGTGTCGGGTTCGCTGCAGTGCCCCTACTACGTGCACGACGCCATGAAGCAGCTCTTCGGGATCCCCGGCGAGCAGGTGCGGGTGGTGGCCCTGGAGATGGGCGGCGCCTTCGGGGGCAAGGAGGACTACCCCTCCGTCATCGCCGGCCACGCCGCGCTGCTGGCCCTCAAGAGCGGCCGCCCCGTGAAGATCGCCTACGACCGCGAGGAGGACATGGCCGCCACCACCAAGCGCCATCCCTCGCGCACCCGCATCCGTTCGGCCTTCGACGCCCAGGGCCGCCTCCTGGCGCTGGACATCGACTTCGCCCTGGACGGCGGCGCCTTCACCACCCTGTCCCCCGTGGTGCTGAGCCGGGGCGCCCTGCACGCCGCGGGCGTCTACCGCTGCCCCCACGTGCGGATCCTGGCCCGCGCCGTGGCCACCAACACGCCGCCCTGCGGCGCCTTCCGGGGCTTCGGCGCCCCCCAGAGCCTGTTCGCCATCGAACGCCACATGGACGTCTGCGCGCTCCGCATGGGGATGGATCCCGTGGACCTCCGGCGCCTGAACTTCCTGCACCAGGGCGACACCATGGCCACGGGCCAGCTCATGCGGGACGAGCCGGGCCTGGACGGCCTCATGGACCGCGCCATGGAGGAGATCCACTACCGGGAGCTGCAGAAGGCCTACGCCGTCCGCAACGCCTGGGACGACCCCGTCAAGCGGGGCGTGGGGCTCTCCGTGTTCATGCACGGCTGCGGCTTCACCGGCAGCGGCGAGGCCACCATGGCCTCCGTGGCCGGGGTCGAGGGGAAGAAGGACGGCACCGTCGCCATCCTGGCGGCCTCCACCGAGATGGGCCAGGGCAAGAACACCGTGTTCTGCCAGATCGTGGCCGAGACCCTGGGCCTGCCGGTGGACATGGTGGACATGGCCGAGGTGGACACGAAGTTCGTGCCCAACAGCGGCCCCACCGTCGCCTCCCGCAGCACCATGGTGGTCGGGCGCATCCTGGAGGACGCGGCCCGGGGCCTGCGCCTGGCGCTGGTGCAGGGCGGGTTCCTCGCCGAGCCCTACACGCCGGCTGGGTTCCGCGAGGCCATGCGGACCGCCCACGGCAGGCTCGGGTCCCTGAAGACCTACGGCCAGTACCGCGCCAACCCCGGCTTCGCCTGGGACGACAAGACCTACCAGGGCGACGCCTACCCCAACTTCTCCTGGGCCTGCTATGCGGCCGCGGTGGCCGTCGACCTGGTCACCTTCGAGGTCAAGGTGGAGGACTTCGCCACGGTC from Geothrix sp. 21YS21S-2 includes these protein-coding regions:
- a CDS encoding ABC transporter permease, with amino-acid sequence MWLKFEQRPEPSRLMRYLSPLLAVGLMVASGMLLFHLLGKSPVEGFKVFFLNPIQDKYGIAELFLKATPLILCAVGLAVGFRGNIWNIGAEGQLLIGALAGGGLALHFHDTSSLLLLPAMIIAGALGGMFWAAIPAWLKTRFNANEILTSLMLVYIAELIVSWLVHGPWMDPDGFNFPQTRLFQAKATMPILVAGTRVNAGLLIAIGALIAGWIFMNRSFMGYQMKVAGQAENAGRYAGFSARRTVWIGMLVGGAMAGIAGVAEIAGPVGQITEHISPGYGFAAMIVAFVGRLDPIGIFFSGLLMALLYLGGEQAQQYLALPYSISKVFQGLLLFFLLCSDVFITHRIRWKK
- a CDS encoding ABC transporter permease, which translates into the protein MQPSLLSSILFATIVAGTPLIITAVGELVTEKSGVLNLGAEGIMSMGAVAAFAVTVHTGNPILGILAGMVAGMGMGLIFAVAALTFMANQVASGLALSIFGVGLSAFIGKPYESQTLPSVAAWNVPGLHKIPLLGHAFFEHQGLVYFSWALLGAVAWFLYRSRLGLVLRAVGEAPVAAHSVGYNVVRIRYVAVIFGGAMAGIGGAFLSVFYTPLWVEGMVAGRGWIALALVVFATWRPARVMVGAYLFGGCMITQMFVQGSGIQLNIPSQFLSALPYAATIIVLVIISHNKNTIRLNSPASLGQPFSPEA
- a CDS encoding BMP family ABC transporter substrate-binding protein, encoding MNSRKTVVTTLGGLIAASVLAAAPPAAAPTQVGFVYVSPVGDAGWTYQHDIGRKEMEKALAGQVTTKFVENVPEGADAERVVRGLITGGAKIVFTTSFGYMNPTEKVAKAFPDKFFFHATGYKTGPNMGIYNARFYEGRYLNGVIAGKMTKSNIAGYVAAFPIPEVMQGINAFTQGMRSVNPKAEVRVIWVNSWFDPGKEREAALTLISQGADMITHHTDSTAIVQAAEEKHKENKNLYAFSYHSDMSKYGPTAQLSGTTHHWGAFYTKTVKEVLAGTWKGTNVWGGFKEGMIKLAPLNKAIPADVKALVEKEEKAIAAGKLHPFAGPVVAQDGKEKVAKGKNMTDAELGAMDYYVQGVASTLPKK
- a CDS encoding xanthine dehydrogenase family protein molybdopterin-binding subunit encodes the protein MIGASTIRKEGRGKVMGSARYTDDVELPGCLLGMTVRSRCARGVLKGITFLEGVHWDEITVVTAADIPGKNFVAGHVDDQPFLVPVGGVIAHAEQPVLLLAHADRSVAEKARRLVKLEVEELPPLLDIEEALACARVIHGERNVLKEIRIAKGDPEPVWAGAAHVIEGVYRTGAQEQLYLEPNVMIGTVERGPGGLEVTVSGSLQCPYYVHDAMKQLFGIPGEQVRVVALEMGGAFGGKEDYPSVIAGHAALLALKSGRPVKIAYDREEDMAATTKRHPSRTRIRSAFDAQGRLLALDIDFALDGGAFTTLSPVVLSRGALHAAGVYRCPHVRILARAVATNTPPCGAFRGFGAPQSLFAIERHMDVCALRMGMDPVDLRRLNFLHQGDTMATGQLMRDEPGLDGLMDRAMEEIHYRELQKAYAVRNAWDDPVKRGVGLSVFMHGCGFTGSGEATMASVAGVEGKKDGTVAILAASTEMGQGKNTVFCQIVAETLGLPVDMVDMAEVDTKFVPNSGPTVASRSTMVVGRILEDAARGLRLALVQGGFLAEPYTPAGFREAMRTAHGRLGSLKTYGQYRANPGFAWDDKTYQGDAYPNFSWACYAAAVAVDLVTFEVKVEDFATVQEVGRVVNPTLATGQIQGGVAQGIGWGLWEEVTFREGRMANNQLTNYIIPTSADLPHIRVAFVEGGSPFGPGGAKGIGELPMDGPGPALLNALRDALGDLRLDEVPMTPERILNRLEEARHA